One Paraburkholderia fungorum genomic region harbors:
- a CDS encoding cytochrome c oxidase subunit 3 produces the protein MSDAADLSASAAEPYQPLPVRSAGERSGGWWGCLTLIATEGALFGYLIFSYLYLASQSTQHWPPEGLPKLGLGIANTVILLSSSMFVWLCERCVRRRRRRWAVASMATGALLGIVFVGIQMIEWHDHPYGLTTHLYGSLYFTITGFHMAHVVVGIVVLLLLLLWTALGYFDEQRCAALTIGGLYWHFVDVVWLFIFSTLYLTPYLFRGWT, from the coding sequence ATGAGCGACGCCGCCGATCTGAGCGCCTCCGCTGCCGAGCCGTATCAGCCGTTGCCGGTACGCAGCGCCGGCGAACGCTCCGGCGGGTGGTGGGGCTGCCTCACGTTGATCGCAACTGAAGGCGCGTTGTTCGGCTACCTGATCTTTTCGTATCTGTACCTGGCTTCGCAAAGTACGCAGCACTGGCCGCCCGAAGGATTGCCGAAGTTAGGGCTCGGTATCGCGAATACGGTCATTCTTCTGTCGAGCAGTATGTTCGTCTGGCTGTGCGAGCGCTGCGTGAGGCGCAGACGTCGGCGGTGGGCGGTTGCCTCGATGGCAACAGGTGCGTTGCTCGGTATCGTATTCGTGGGCATCCAGATGATCGAGTGGCACGATCATCCTTATGGCCTGACAACGCATCTGTACGGCTCGCTGTATTTCACGATCACGGGCTTTCATATGGCGCACGTGGTGGTCGGTATCGTGGTCTTGCTCCTTTTGCTGCTATGGACCGCCCTCGGTTATTTTGACGAACAACGCTGCGCGGCGCTGACCATCGGCGGTCTCTACTGGCATTTCGTGGACGTCGTGTGGCTGTTTATTTTTAGCACGCTGTATCTCACGCCCTATCTGTTTCGGGGTTGGACATGA